The following proteins are encoded in a genomic region of Necator americanus strain Aroian chromosome II, whole genome shotgun sequence:
- a CDS encoding hypothetical protein (NECATOR_CHRII.G7235.T2) — MSRIVLWVRAGSDGLRCGGDPAAHRLFMLMLWKSEQDPNLKFDVKTVNESRPPPEFKEAGLRRAPALQISDDTAFSVEDEIVEELDRYGNARKRAPEAEDATSDLFRIFAFYIKDVKKEPTALLGELLRIDQFLASVGTCFLAGNEPSHVDCVVLPRLHSIRIAAKALKDFDIPSEYSSLWSYMKNGYQLKSFTTSCPSDQEIILYWSDRPDTTGLPSSKRRIGYLIVRTIAPTSLLLATEQ; from the exons ATGTCCCGCATAGTCCTTTGGGTTCGAGCTGGCTCGGATGGTCTAAGATGTGGAGGAGATCCTGCTGCACATCGACTTTTCATGCTTATGCTGTGGAAAAGCGAACAGGATCCTAATCTCAAGTTTGACGTAAAAACCGTGAATGAGTCGCGTCCACCTCCTGAATTTAAAGAG GCGGGTCTTCGACGAGCCCCGGCGCTCCAAATTTCCGACGATACAGCGTTCTCCGTGGAGGATGAAATCGTCGAAGAGCTGGATAGATATGGAAACGCGCGTAAGCGAGCACCTGAGGCTGAAGATGCCACCTCCGATCtctttcgaatttttgcaTTCTACATAAAAGATGTCAAAAAGGAGCCAACG GCTCTTCTCGGAGAATTGCTGCGGATCGACCAATTCCTTGCTTCGGTCGGTACTTGTTTCCTTGCTGGAAACGAGCCGTCACACGTTGACTGTGTTGTCCTCCCTCGACTGCACTCGATAAGGATCGCTGCAAAG GCACTTAAAGACTTCGATATTCCTTCTGAATATTCTTCTTTGTGGTCGTACATGAAGAATGGTTACCAGCTGAAGTCGTTTACAACCAGTTGTCCTTCCGATCAG GAAATTATCCTCTATTGGTCGGATCGGCCTGACACCACTGGTCTCCCCTCTTCGAAGAG GAGAATTGGCTACCTCATCGTGAGAACAATCGCACCAACAAG CCTTCTTCTAGCCACTGAGCAGTAA
- a CDS encoding hypothetical protein (NECATOR_CHRII.G7235.T3) → MSRIVLWVRAGSDGLRCGGDPAAHRLFMLMLWKSEQDPNLKFDVKTVNESRPPPEFKEAGLRRAPALQISDDTAFSVEDEIVEELDRYGNARKRAPEAEDATSDLFRIFAFYIKDVKKEPTALLGELLRIDQFLASVGTCFLAGNEPSHVDCVVLPRLHSIRIAAKALKDFDIPSEYSSLWSYMKNGYQLKSFTTSCPSDQEIILYWSDRPDTTGLPSSKRRIGYLIVRTIAPTRIRA, encoded by the exons ATGTCCCGCATAGTCCTTTGGGTTCGAGCTGGCTCGGATGGTCTAAGATGTGGAGGAGATCCTGCTGCACATCGACTTTTCATGCTTATGCTGTGGAAAAGCGAACAGGATCCTAATCTCAAGTTTGACGTAAAAACCGTGAATGAGTCGCGTCCACCTCCTGAATTTAAAGAG GCGGGTCTTCGACGAGCCCCGGCGCTCCAAATTTCCGACGATACAGCGTTCTCCGTGGAGGATGAAATCGTCGAAGAGCTGGATAGATATGGAAACGCGCGTAAGCGAGCACCTGAGGCTGAAGATGCCACCTCCGATCtctttcgaatttttgcaTTCTACATAAAAGATGTCAAAAAGGAGCCAACG GCTCTTCTCGGAGAATTGCTGCGGATCGACCAATTCCTTGCTTCGGTCGGTACTTGTTTCCTTGCTGGAAACGAGCCGTCACACGTTGACTGTGTTGTCCTCCCTCGACTGCACTCGATAAGGATCGCTGCAAAG GCACTTAAAGACTTCGATATTCCTTCTGAATATTCTTCTTTGTGGTCGTACATGAAGAATGGTTACCAGCTGAAGTCGTTTACAACCAGTTGTCCTTCCGATCAG GAAATTATCCTCTATTGGTCGGATCGGCCTGACACCACTGGTCTCCCCTCTTCGAAGAG GAGAATTGGCTACCTCATCGTGAGAACAATCGCACCAACAAG GATTCGGGCGTAG
- a CDS encoding hypothetical protein (NECATOR_CHRII.G7235.T1) — protein sequence MSRIVLWVRAGSDGLRCGGDPAAHRLFMLMLWKSEQDPNLKFDVKTVNESRPPPEFKEAGLRRAPALQISDDTAFSVEDEIVEELDRYGNARKRAPEAEDATSDLFRIFAFYIKDVKKEPTALLGELLRIDQFLASVGTCFLAGNEPSHVDCVVLPRLHSIRIAAKALKDFDIPSEYSSLWSYMKNGYQLKSFTTSCPSDQEIILYWSDRPDTTGLPSSKRSQLARQTPSFTHTVPGELATSS from the exons ATGTCCCGCATAGTCCTTTGGGTTCGAGCTGGCTCGGATGGTCTAAGATGTGGAGGAGATCCTGCTGCACATCGACTTTTCATGCTTATGCTGTGGAAAAGCGAACAGGATCCTAATCTCAAGTTTGACGTAAAAACCGTGAATGAGTCGCGTCCACCTCCTGAATTTAAAGAG GCGGGTCTTCGACGAGCCCCGGCGCTCCAAATTTCCGACGATACAGCGTTCTCCGTGGAGGATGAAATCGTCGAAGAGCTGGATAGATATGGAAACGCGCGTAAGCGAGCACCTGAGGCTGAAGATGCCACCTCCGATCtctttcgaatttttgcaTTCTACATAAAAGATGTCAAAAAGGAGCCAACG GCTCTTCTCGGAGAATTGCTGCGGATCGACCAATTCCTTGCTTCGGTCGGTACTTGTTTCCTTGCTGGAAACGAGCCGTCACACGTTGACTGTGTTGTCCTCCCTCGACTGCACTCGATAAGGATCGCTGCAAAG GCACTTAAAGACTTCGATATTCCTTCTGAATATTCTTCTTTGTGGTCGTACATGAAGAATGGTTACCAGCTGAAGTCGTTTACAACCAGTTGTCCTTCCGATCAG GAAATTATCCTCTATTGGTCGGATCGGCCTGACACCACTGGTCTCCCCTCTTCGAAGAGGTCTCAATTAGCACGTCAAACTCCCTCCTTCACACATACTGTGCCAGGAGAATTGGCTACCTCATCGTGA